One Streptomyces dangxiongensis genomic window, ATCGCCATGGCCGAGAAGCTCCCCAAGCGCCAGACGGTCCTCCAGACGGTCCTCACCGCCGCCTACGGCATGACCGCCGGCTGGCAGGAGGAGTACGAGGCCGTCGACGAGCAGCGTGCCCGCGCCTTCCTCGACCGCCTCGGCATGAGCGACTACCTGGACCGCAGGTTCGGCACCCTCTCCGAGGGCGAGCGCAAGCGCACCCTGATCGCGCGCGCCCTGATGACCGACCCCGAACTGCTCCTGCTCGACGAGCCCGCCGCCGGCCTGGACCTCGGTGGCCGCGAGGACCTCGTCCGCCGTCTCGGCCGGCTCGCCCGCGACCCCATCGCCCCCTCGATGATCATGGTCACGCACCACGTCGAGGAGGTCGCCCCCGGCTTCACCCACGTGCTCATGATCCGCCAGGGCAAGGTCCTCGCCGCCGGCCCGATCGAGCTGGAACTGTCCTCCCGCAACCTCTCCCTCTGCTTCGGCCTTCCGCTTGTCGTGGAGCAGGTCGGCGAGCGCTGGACCGCACAGGGCCTCCCCCTGTCCTGACCCGCCCCCGAGCCGGTTCCGCTCCCGTTCGCGCCCTGTCCGCCGCCCGATCGCGGTCCTACCATGACCATGTGAACGACATCGGCGCATGGGTGTGGTGGCTCGTCGGCGCGGCGGCGCTCGGAATCCCGCTCGTCGTCACCGCCATGCCCGAGTTCGGCATGCTCGCGGTGGGAGCCGTCGCGGCGGCGGTCGTCTCCGCCCTCGGCTTCGACGCGGTCATCCAGGTCCTCACGTTCGTCGCCGTCTCCGTCGCCCTCATCGCGGTCGTCCGGCCCATCGCGGCCCGGCACGGCAGACAGCACCCCCGACTCGCCACGGGTATCGAGGCGTTGAAGGGCAGGCAGGCCGTGGTGCTGGAGCGGGTCGACGGCTCCGGCGGCCGTATCAAGCTCGCCGGCGAGATCTGGTCGGCCCGCGCGCTCGACACCGCCCGCGCCTATGAAGTGGGCCAAGAGGTGGACGTGGTGGACATCGAAGGAGCCACCGCGGTCGTCATCTGAGAACAACTCACCGAGAACGACTCACGAGTTGCGCGACGGTCTGTCAGACTCGACCAGCAAGATCCTCAACAGTCATGAGATCTGCCGTAGGCGCCGAAGCGGAGAAGGGTACGGGGAGCGACGATGGAACCGGTCATCATCGTCCTGATCATCCTGGTGGTGTTGGTCTTCATCGCCCTGATCAAGACGATCCAAGTCATCCCACAGGCCAGCGCCGCCATCGTCGAGCGCTTCGGCCGCTACACACGCACGCTGAACGCGGGCCTGAACATCGTGGTCCCGTTCATAGACACCGTCCGCAACCGCATCGACCTGCGTGAACAGGTCGTCCCGTTCCCGCCCCAGCCGGTGATCACCCAGGACAACCTGGTCGTGAACATCGACACGGTCATCTACTACCAGGTCACCGACGCCCGGGCCGCCACCTACGAGGTCGCCAGCTACATCCAGGCGATCGAGCAGCTCACCGTCACCACGCTGCGCAACATCATCGGCGGCATGGACCTGGAGCGCACCCTGACCTCCCGCGAGGAGATCAACGCGGCCCTGCGCGGCGTCCTCGACGAGGCCACCGGCAAGTGGGGCATCCGCGTCAACCGCGTCGAGCTGAAGGCCATCGAACCGCCCACCTCCATCCAGGACTCGATGGAGAAGCAGATGCGCGCCGACCGTGACAAGCGCGCCGCCATCCTCACCGCCGAGGGCACGCGGCAGGCCGCCATCCTCACCGCGGAGGGCGAGAAGCAGTCCCAGATCCTGCGCGCCGAGGGCGAGGCCAAGGCAGCCGCCCTGCGCGCGGAGGGCGAGGCCCAGGCCGTCCGCACGGTCTTCGAGGCCATCCACGCCGGCGACCCGGACCAGAAGCTCCTCTCCTACCAGTACCTCCAGATGCTCCCCAAGATCGCCGAGGGCGACGCCAACAAGCTCTGGATCGTCCCCAGCGAGATCGGCGACGCCCTCAAGGGCCTCTCCGGCGCGATGGGCAACTTCGGCCCCTTCGGCGGCGGTTCGGGCAACGGCGGCAACTCCGTCCCGCCCCAAAACACCGGCACGGCCACGGAACGCCGCGAGAAGCCGACCATCGACTGAGCCCGTTCTCCGGGCCTCCCGACCGCTGCCGAACCGACGCACCGTGCTCCGAACAGTGCCGGGGCCCGGCGTGCGACGCGTAGTCGATCAGGGCACCGGGCCGGCACGCACGTCACCGCCCCGGCGTCTGGCCCGTCGGCACGACCGATCCCGCCGTACGCCTAGGCCGCGTCCCGGCCCAGCCACTCGGGAAGCGCGTCGAAGTCCCCCCGGCCCAGGGCCAGGAGCATCGCGTCCGCCGGCGTCGGCTCGAAAGGCTCCCGCAGCAGAGCCATCCCGGCCTCCTCCGGAGTCCGGTTCGCCTTGCGGTGGTTGTCCTGCGCGCACGCGGCCACCGTGTTCAGCCACGTGTCCTGCCCACCCCGTGACCGCGGCAGCACGTGGTCCACGGTCGTCGCCCGGTGCCCGCAGTACGCGCACCGGTACCGGTCCCGGACCAGCACACCCCGCCGCGACCACGGAGCTTGTCTTCGGAACGGCACCCGTACGTACCGGCACAGCCGGATGACCCGGGGCACGGGTATGTCCACGTCCGCACCGCGCATACGCAGTTCGGAGTGGGCCTGCTCGACCACGGCCTTGTCCTGCAGCACCAGGACAACGGCCCGGTTCGAAGTCACCGTCGACAGCGGCTCGAAGCTCGCGTTCAGAACCAGCGTGTCACGCATCCAGCCCACCTCCCATGTGCGCCGGCCCACTCCCCGGCGGGCTCGGACCAACTCTGGACGGGCGCGCCGAGATGGACAACGCAATAAAAACTGCCCGCCCCCGATCACTTCCAAGACCGGAGACGGGCAAACCTTCCATGAACGCCGGGCTGCGGCGAGGGGGTGCGGTCAGCTCTCGGCGGGATTCTCGTACTCACCGATGAGCTGGGCACGCGCGAGCGTGTGGAACCGCAGGTTGAACCCGACGACGGCCGGCGAGGCGTCCGCATCCGGACCCAGCTTCTCCCGGTCCACCGCGTACACCGTGAACACGTACCGGTGCGGGCCGTCCCCGGGCGGCGGAGCGGCACCCCCGAAGTCCTTCGTCCCGTAGTCGTTGCGCGCGTGGACGGCGCCCTCGGGGAGCCCCTCGGACTTCCCGCCACCCGCACCCGCCGGCAGCTCCGTCACCGAGGCCGGGATGTCGAACAGGACCCAGTGCCAGAACCCGCTGCCCGTCGGCGCGTCCGGGTCGTAGCAGGTCACGGCGAAGCTCTTGGTCTCCCGCGGGAAGCCCTCCCAGCGCAACTGCGGCGAGGTGTTGCCCTCCGCCTGGACCTGGGTGCTCTTCAGCGTCGCACCCTCCTCGACGTCCTCGCTCGTCACCGTGAACGACGGCACGGGCGGATGGAAGTCGTGGGGGAGCGGCCGCCGCTTCAGCTCGGTCACCTCGGTACCCTCCTGGTCGTGGACTGGAATCAGCAGTTCCGAGCCTAGAACCAGTTGCGCTTGCTGCCGACCTCGGACAGCCACTGGTTGAGGTAGGCCGCCCAGTCGGTCCCCTGCCAGTCGTCCAGACCCACCTGGAAGGACCGGTAGGTGTCCGAACCCTCGCTGAACAGACCCGGCTTCTTGTCCATCTCCAGTACGACGTCCATCGCGTACTCGTCGGCCACGAAGCTCAGCTCCACCTGGTTCAGACCCCGGTACTGCGACGGCGGGAAGAACTCGATCTCCTGGTAGAACGGCAGCTTCTGCCGCGTCCCGCGGATGTGGCCGCGCTCCATGTCCGCGTTCTTGAAGCGGAAGCCCAGCCGGATGAAGGCGTCCAGGATCGCCTTCTGCGCCGGCAGCGGGTGCACGTTGATCGGGTCCAGGTCACCGGAGTCCACGGCCCGCGCGATCGCCAGCTCGGTGGTCACCCCGATGTGCATACCGCGCAGCGCCTGCCCGTCGATCGTCGTGACCGGCGTCTCCCAGGGGATCTCCAGCCCGAACGGCACCGCGTGCACGGCCCCCGCCTCCAGCTCGAACGCACCCCCGAGCCGCACCTTGGTGAACTCGACGTCCTGCTTGTACTCCTGGTCGCCGCTCTCCACCTCGACCTTGGCCTGGAGACCGACGGACAGTCCCTCGATCGCCTGGTTGACGGACCCGCCCTGGATCCGCACCTCACCCTGGACGACACCACCCGGTACGACGTTGACCTCGGTCAGCACCGTCTCGACCGAGGCACCGCCGGCCCCGAGGCTCGCGAGCAGCTTCTTGAACGCCATGACTCTCCCTTCGCGAATGGATTCTCGACCCCTACGAACGCGATCCGACCCCGGCCGGTTCCGGCCGGTGCGGTGCTCCGTCTGGGCTACCCTCGGAGAGCATGATCGCGCCCCCGGACCGTACGCCACTGCCCCGTACCTTCTTCGACCGCCCGGTACTGGACGTCGCACCGGACCTCCTCGGCCGCATCCTGGTCCGGACGACCCCCGACGGCCCGATCGCCCTCCGCCTCACCGAGGTCGAGGCGTACGACGGCCCGAACGACCCCGGCTCCCACGCCTACCGTGGCCCCACCGCCCGCAACGCGGTGATGTTCGGCCCGCCCGGACATGTGTACGTCTACTTCACCTACGGCATGTGGCACTGCATGAACCTCGTCTGCGGACCCGAGGGCCGGGCGAGCGGGATCCTGCTCCGCGCGGGCGAGGTCGTCGAGGGAGTCGAGCTGGCCCGCAAGCGGCGCGCCTCCGCTCGTAATGACAAGGAACTGGCCAAGGGGCCGGCCCGGCTGGCCACCGCCCTCGAGGTCGACCGCGCCCTGGACGGCACGGACGCGTGCGCCTCGGGAGAGACACCACTGAGGATGCTGGCCGGCACGCCCGTCCCCGCCGGCCAGGTACGCAGCGGCCCCCGGACCGGGGTCGCCGGCGAGGGCGGGAGCGGGGAGCGCCATCCCTGGCGTTACTGGGTGGCGGACGACCCGACGGTGAGCCCCTACCGGGCGCACACGCCGAGGCGCCGACAGAGTTGACGCGGCCCGCCAAGGTGCGTAATGTGGCCCGAGCCGCTGAACCGGGTACGGCGATCGCCAGCAGCCGGAGCGGCAAAACCTCCACTTAGCTACAGCCCCTCAGCGGGGTCGGATTCTGTCGCGTCCGCGCGCCCGAATTCGAACTCGCGGGACTCGATTATGAGCCGCCGAGGGAATCGGCTAAAGTAGTGGATGTCGAAAGGCCGGAGGTGAAAGCCAAAAGCCCGCAGATAAATCCCGCCGACCGGGAATCGGACGCCGAAAGGGTCTGATAGAGTCGGAACCGCCGGAAAGGGAAACGCGGAAGCGGGAACCTGGAAAGCGCCGAGGAAATCGGGTCGAGAAAAGATCTGATAGAGTCGGAAACGCAAGACCGAAGGGAAGCGCCCGGAGGAAAGCCCGAGAGGGTGAGTACAAAGGAAGCGACCGTTCCTTGAGAACTCAACAGCGTGCCAAAAGTCAACGCCAGATATGTTGATACCCCGTTCCTCTCGGTTACGAGGGGGCGAGGTTCCTTTGAAATAACACAGCGAGGACGCTGTGTGCGAGAGGATCATTCCTCCTCTCGCACCGCTCTCGTGGTGTCATCCCGATTACGGGAAAACATTCACGGAGAGTTTGATCCTGGCTCAGGACGAACGCTGGCGGCGTGCTTAACACATGCAAGTCGAACGATGAACCACTTCGGTGGGGATTAGTGGCGAACGGGTGAGTAACACGTGGGCAATCTGCCCTTCACTCTGGGACAAGCCCTGGAAACGGGGTCTAATACCGGATATGACCATCTTGGGCATCCTTGATGGTGTAAAGCTCCGGCGGTGAAGGATGAGCCCGCGGCCTATCAGCTTGTTGGTGAGGTAATGGCTCACCAAGGCGACGACGGGTAGCCGGCCTGAGAGGGCGACCGGCCACACTGGGACTGAGACACGGCCCAGACTCCTACGGGAGGCAGCAGTGGGGAATATTGCACAATGGGCGAAAGCCTGATGCAGCGACGCCGCGTGAGGGATGACGGCCTTCGGGTTGTAAACCTCTTTCAGCAGGGAAGAAGCGAAAGTGACGGTACCTGCAGAAGAAGCGCCGGCTAACTACGTGCCAGCAGCCGCGGTAATACGTAGGGCGCAAGCGTTGTCCGGAATTATTGGGCGTAAAGAGCTCGTAGGCGGCTTGTCACGTCGGGTGTGAAAGCCCGGGGCTTAACCCCGGGTCTGCATTCGATACGGGCTAGCTAGAGTGTGGTAGGGGAGATCGGAATTCCTGGTGTAGCGGTGAAATGCGCAGATATCAGGAGGAACACCGGTGGCGAAGGCGGATCTCTGGGCCATTACTGACGCTGAGGAGCGAAAGCGTGGGGAGCGAACAGGATTAGATACCCTGGTAGTCCACGCCGTAAACGGTGGGAACTAGGTGTTGGCGACATTCCACGTCGTCGGTGCCGCAGCTAACGCATTAAGTTCCCCGCCTGGGGAGTACGGCCGCAAGGCTAAAACTCAAAGGAATTGACGGGGGCCCGCACAAGCAGCGGAGCATGTGGCTTAATTCGACGCAACGCGAAGAACCTTACCAAGGCTTGACATACACCGGAAAGCATTAGAGATAGTGCCCCCCTTGTGGTCGGTGTACAGGTGGTGCATGGCTGTCGTCAGCTCGTGTCGTGAGATGTTGGGTTAAGTCCCGCAACGAGCGCAACCCTTGTCCTGTGTTGCCAGCATGCCCTTCGGGGTGATGGGGACTCACAGGAGACCGCCGGGGTCAACTCGGAGGAAGGTGGGGACGACGTCAAGTCATCATGCCCCTTATGTCTTGGGCTGCACACGTGCTACAATGGCCGGTACAATGAGCTGCGATACCGTGAGGTGGAGCGAATCTCAAAAAGCCGGTCTCAGTTCGGATTGGGGTCTGCAACTCGACCCCATGAAGTCGGAGTTGCTAGTAATCGCAGATCAGCATTGCTGCGGTGAATACGTTCCCGGGCCTTGTACACACCGCCCGTCACGTCACGAAAGTTGGTAACACCCGAAGCCGGTGGCCCAACCCCTTGTGGGAGGGAGCTGTCGAAGGTGGGACTAGCGATTGGGACGAAGTCGTAACAAGGTAGCCGTACCGGAAGGTGCGGCTGGATCACCTCCTTTCTAAGGAGCACTTCTCACCAGCTTCGGTTGGTCAGAGGCCAGTACATCGGCGAATGTCTGATGCTGGTTGCTCATGGGTGGAACGTTGACTATTCGGCACACTCGGCCTGCTTCAGGTCACTAGTACTGCTTCGGCGTGGAACGTGAGTTGGGTGGGGTGAGGGTGTCGGGCACGCTGTTGGGTGTCTGAGGGAATGGATTTTTCCTCAGTCGCCGGCCCCGGGTGAAGCATCGCGAGAAGCGGTGTGTGACACGGGTGGCTGGTCGTTGTTTGAGAACTGCACAGTGAACGCGAGCATCTGTGGCCAAGTTTTTAAGGGCGCACGGTGGATGCCTTGGCACCAGGAACCGATGAAGGACGTGGGAGGCCACGATAGTCCCCGGGGAGTCGTCAACCAGGCTTTGATCCGGGGGTTTCCGAATGGGGAAACCCGGCAGTCGTCATGGGCTGTCACCCTTGCCTGAACACATAGGGCAAGTGGAGGGAACGCGGGGAAGTGAAACATCTCAGTACCCGCAGGAAGAGAAAACAACCGTGATTCCGGGAGTAGTGGCGAGCGAAACCGGATGAGGCCAAACCGTATGCGTGTGAGACCCGGCAGGGGTTGCGTATACGGGGTTGCGGGATCTTTCTTTTACGGTCTGCCGGCCGTGAGACGAGTCAGAAACCGTTGATGTAGGCGAAGGGCATGCGAAAGGCCCGGCGTAGAGGGTAAGACCCCCGTAGTCGAAACGTCAACGGCTCGTTTGAAAGACACCCAAGTAGCACGGGGCCCGAGAAATCCCGTGTGAATCTGGCGGGACCACCCGCTAAGCCTAAATATTCCCTGGTGACCGATAGCGGATAGTACCGTGAGGGAATGGTGAAAAGTACCGCGGGAGCGGAGTGAAATAGTACCTGAAACCGTGTGCCTACAAGCCGTGGGAGCGTCGGACATCCGCTTGCTGGTTTCTCGTGACTGCGTGCCTTTTGAAGAATGAGCCTGCGAGTTTGCGGTGTGTTGCGAGGTTAACCCGAGTGGGGAAGCCGTAGCGAAAGCGAGTC contains:
- a CDS encoding ABC transporter ATP-binding protein, encoding MSDVLELQDVSVVREGRALVDQVSWSVKEGERWVILGPNGAGKTTLLNVASSYLYPSKGTATILGETLGSPGTDVFELRPRIGMAGIAMAEKLPKRQTVLQTVLTAAYGMTAGWQEEYEAVDEQRARAFLDRLGMSDYLDRRFGTLSEGERKRTLIARALMTDPELLLLDEPAAGLDLGGREDLVRRLGRLARDPIAPSMIMVTHHVEEVAPGFTHVLMIRQGKVLAAGPIELELSSRNLSLCFGLPLVVEQVGERWTAQGLPLS
- a CDS encoding YbhB/YbcL family Raf kinase inhibitor-like protein, whose amino-acid sequence is MTELKRRPLPHDFHPPVPSFTVTSEDVEEGATLKSTQVQAEGNTSPQLRWEGFPRETKSFAVTCYDPDAPTGSGFWHWVLFDIPASVTELPAGAGGGKSEGLPEGAVHARNDYGTKDFGGAAPPPGDGPHRYVFTVYAVDREKLGPDADASPAVVGFNLRFHTLARAQLIGEYENPAES
- a CDS encoding HNH endonuclease — encoded protein: MRDTLVLNASFEPLSTVTSNRAVVLVLQDKAVVEQAHSELRMRGADVDIPVPRVIRLCRYVRVPFRRQAPWSRRGVLVRDRYRCAYCGHRATTVDHVLPRSRGGQDTWLNTVAACAQDNHRKANRTPEEAGMALLREPFEPTPADAMLLALGRGDFDALPEWLGRDAA
- a CDS encoding NfeD family protein gives rise to the protein MNDIGAWVWWLVGAAALGIPLVVTAMPEFGMLAVGAVAAAVVSALGFDAVIQVLTFVAVSVALIAVVRPIAARHGRQHPRLATGIEALKGRQAVVLERVDGSGGRIKLAGEIWSARALDTARAYEVGQEVDVVDIEGATAVVI
- a CDS encoding sporulation protein, translating into MAFKKLLASLGAGGASVETVLTEVNVVPGGVVQGEVRIQGGSVNQAIEGLSVGLQAKVEVESGDQEYKQDVEFTKVRLGGAFELEAGAVHAVPFGLEIPWETPVTTIDGQALRGMHIGVTTELAIARAVDSGDLDPINVHPLPAQKAILDAFIRLGFRFKNADMERGHIRGTRQKLPFYQEIEFFPPSQYRGLNQVELSFVADEYAMDVVLEMDKKPGLFSEGSDTYRSFQVGLDDWQGTDWAAYLNQWLSEVGSKRNWF
- a CDS encoding DNA-3-methyladenine glycosylase; translated protein: MIAPPDRTPLPRTFFDRPVLDVAPDLLGRILVRTTPDGPIALRLTEVEAYDGPNDPGSHAYRGPTARNAVMFGPPGHVYVYFTYGMWHCMNLVCGPEGRASGILLRAGEVVEGVELARKRRASARNDKELAKGPARLATALEVDRALDGTDACASGETPLRMLAGTPVPAGQVRSGPRTGVAGEGGSGERHPWRYWVADDPTVSPYRAHTPRRRQS
- a CDS encoding SPFH domain-containing protein: MEPVIIVLIILVVLVFIALIKTIQVIPQASAAIVERFGRYTRTLNAGLNIVVPFIDTVRNRIDLREQVVPFPPQPVITQDNLVVNIDTVIYYQVTDARAATYEVASYIQAIEQLTVTTLRNIIGGMDLERTLTSREEINAALRGVLDEATGKWGIRVNRVELKAIEPPTSIQDSMEKQMRADRDKRAAILTAEGTRQAAILTAEGEKQSQILRAEGEAKAAALRAEGEAQAVRTVFEAIHAGDPDQKLLSYQYLQMLPKIAEGDANKLWIVPSEIGDALKGLSGAMGNFGPFGGGSGNGGNSVPPQNTGTATERREKPTID